One window from the genome of Fulvivirga lutea encodes:
- a CDS encoding WG repeat-containing protein, with amino-acid sequence MYRLVAHFLIVVLVCLSSCSEYSYVKSALKSQQKGKLDKTEVLVLKAQKKDSLLPAVFYAKAALLFDSGYHQFNIDKAYHQIKQSRMFFASLEEKEMKKHINVGIDLLAIDRLRKRIEHAGFIRAEMNSSEASYNEFLDEFGDTQYDEEAILRRDSVAFNTASEINTYQAYEDFMNKYPGAIQIPDAKKKYEKLYFLKSTSDGKLASYIKFLKVHPDTPYRSEAEKEIFEISTAGNSESSYQKFINAYPKSIYAAKAKRILFHLAPAGFKWKSDSINNALILMEKGELIPINKEKKYGFSDVKGEEVVPPIYDNLKPGYLCHTLKNDFFETGREIIALDQSVIFSGLYESTEDLGSGILKITTPSGVFVMHKSGWPVTSLKFNDVKRINSFIAVSIHGKWGIITFGGRQIVEPKFDEIFVVGNFYFFKIGELFDVVSHEQLTNSADNQPLNIQPLYDDYELLNDELVWVSSEVGEAVLNRNLVEVIPYSNHNINFLTSGYLIKKKDKITVLNSDFNNVLQLNSESVKSNDSYLTVKDKAATNLYSLEGIKNVKEYDSTALLGRNFAVGYSKDSTFIHFKNEQMLYFSGNRDIEYLTNSNSASYVSVQSKRRNISYYDINGALVLEGNFDSVTPLGNEYLVVTDRGKKGLFSINNGQLLAPKFDAIANYNQGYVSFLGNRKFGIVHDSLGVKVINNYDKNLIPYNKNLLIAEKSGSLGLVDKAGQIVSSFSFDEIQFWTDSVALVKEGSNWQFYNIYSKEREEMIIKSFQVINDSNAEKLIIALTDTGYGVFSNIYGEVISPTFNDIVNLGSAEEPLYFTEKHVSEAEFYVVIYYTKEGELIQKLVFEAKDYPLIYCEE; translated from the coding sequence ATGTATCGACTTGTCGCTCATTTTTTAATTGTTGTTTTGGTGTGCCTTTCCAGTTGCTCAGAATATTCCTATGTAAAGTCAGCCTTAAAGTCTCAGCAGAAAGGTAAACTTGATAAAACTGAAGTTCTGGTGTTAAAAGCGCAGAAAAAGGACAGCCTGCTACCAGCAGTATTTTATGCAAAGGCAGCTTTATTATTCGATTCAGGTTATCATCAATTCAACATTGATAAAGCGTATCATCAAATAAAACAGAGCAGAATGTTTTTTGCTTCTCTGGAGGAGAAAGAGATGAAAAAGCATATTAATGTTGGAATAGACCTTTTAGCCATTGATAGATTAAGAAAACGAATTGAACATGCTGGTTTCATCAGGGCGGAAATGAATTCAAGTGAAGCATCATACAATGAATTTTTGGATGAATTTGGTGATACCCAATATGATGAAGAGGCTATTCTGCGCAGAGATAGTGTAGCGTTTAATACTGCCAGTGAAATAAATACCTATCAGGCCTATGAAGATTTTATGAACAAGTACCCCGGTGCAATTCAAATTCCTGATGCTAAAAAGAAATATGAGAAACTTTACTTTCTTAAAAGTACATCTGATGGCAAGCTGGCAAGCTATATCAAATTTTTAAAAGTACATCCTGATACACCTTATCGTAGTGAAGCCGAAAAGGAAATATTTGAAATCTCCACAGCAGGAAATAGCGAGTCGAGTTATCAGAAATTTATTAATGCATATCCTAAAAGTATTTACGCTGCTAAAGCCAAACGTATTCTCTTTCATTTAGCACCGGCCGGTTTTAAATGGAAATCTGACAGTATTAATAATGCGCTTATATTAATGGAAAAAGGCGAGCTGATACCCATAAATAAGGAGAAAAAATATGGCTTTTCTGATGTGAAAGGAGAGGAGGTTGTTCCTCCAATTTATGACAATCTCAAACCCGGTTATTTATGCCATACCCTTAAAAACGACTTCTTTGAAACGGGCAGAGAAATTATAGCTTTAGATCAGTCTGTTATTTTCAGTGGGCTGTATGAGAGCACCGAAGACTTAGGTTCAGGCATCCTAAAAATAACTACTCCTTCCGGAGTATTTGTTATGCACAAATCAGGTTGGCCAGTAACATCGCTCAAATTCAATGATGTTAAAAGAATTAACTCATTCATTGCCGTTTCTATCCACGGCAAATGGGGTATTATAACATTCGGTGGCCGGCAAATCGTAGAGCCGAAATTTGATGAGATATTTGTCGTTGGTAATTTCTACTTCTTTAAAATAGGCGAGCTGTTTGATGTGGTTAGCCATGAGCAATTGACTAATTCGGCAGATAATCAGCCATTAAATATCCAACCTCTATATGATGATTATGAGTTATTGAATGATGAGTTAGTGTGGGTTTCTTCCGAAGTTGGGGAGGCTGTGCTCAATCGAAATCTTGTAGAAGTAATTCCGTACAGTAACCATAACATCAATTTCTTAACATCTGGCTATCTCATAAAAAAGAAAGATAAAATCACTGTTCTAAATTCAGACTTTAATAATGTTTTACAGCTTAATTCTGAGTCAGTTAAATCAAACGACTCTTACCTTACAGTAAAGGACAAGGCAGCAACCAACCTATATTCTTTGGAAGGGATTAAAAATGTAAAAGAATACGATTCCACAGCCTTGTTGGGTAGAAACTTTGCCGTTGGTTATTCTAAAGATTCTACTTTTATTCATTTTAAAAACGAACAAATGCTCTACTTCTCAGGCAATAGAGATATAGAGTATTTAACAAACTCAAATTCTGCTTCTTATGTCAGTGTTCAATCAAAAAGAAGGAATATATCCTATTATGATATCAATGGGGCTTTGGTGCTTGAGGGTAATTTCGATTCAGTCACTCCTTTAGGTAATGAATATTTAGTGGTTACTGATAGAGGTAAAAAGGGGCTTTTTTCTATCAATAACGGCCAACTTCTAGCTCCTAAATTTGATGCTATTGCTAATTATAATCAAGGCTATGTTTCTTTTCTGGGTAACAGAAAATTCGGAATAGTGCATGACTCACTTGGGGTAAAAGTGATCAACAACTATGATAAAAACCTTATTCCATATAATAAGAACTTATTAATTGCGGAGAAATCCGGATCACTCGGTTTAGTTGACAAAGCGGGGCAAATAGTCTCCAGCTTTAGTTTTGATGAAATCCAATTCTGGACAGATAGTGTTGCCTTAGTAAAAGAAGGTTCAAATTGGCAGTTTTATAATATATACTCCAAAGAACGTGAAGAAATGATTATCAAATCATTTCAGGTAATTAATGACAGTAATGCCGAAAAGCTCATCATCGCTCTTACAGACACTGGTTATGGTGTATTTAGCAACATTTATGGCGAAGTTATTTCACCTACCTTCAATGATATTGTTAACCTTGGTTCTGCCGAAGAACCTCTTTATTTCACTGAAAAACATGTTTCTGAAGCGGAATTCTATGTCGTCATTTATTACACCAAAGAGGGTGAGTTGATCCAAAAGTTGGTTTTTGAGGCGAAGGACTATCCATTAATTTATTGTGAAGAATAG
- the pafA gene encoding alkaline phosphatase PafA — MRLFTIILLVASGVLAQAQQNKSKLVVGIIVDQMRQDYLLRYGSRFGENGFKRFYNEGFVFQNVHYNYIPTKTACGHASVYSGTTPYMHGIIGNDWYSREEGREIYCAEDHNYQTVGSQTDNGEMSPKNIKTTTITDELRLIYQFKSKVLSLSIKDRGAIMPAGSSGTAIWMDKEAGNFISSTYYMQQLPDWVTKFNNRKLADKYLRSTWNTKFDIGSYTASGPDLEPSETNIDGQMNGFPYDLSTLDKDYENIIKTPFGNEYLTELVLSALDNESLGEDDITDFLAISFSATDYIGHDNGPYSVEVEDTYLRLDEELSRIFNRLDEKVGKGNYTVFLTADHAVATIPQFLLDRKMNSGYFDKDAVMKQLKEALNEEFGTAPWIEEEINNNIYLNHKYFEETDVSIDEVKKFIQRFLLTFNGVSEAYTDDEVKAFSHCDDGLKGLLSRGFNSRRSGDLVFVLDPSWLIAWDTDATGHGSGYTYDTHVPLLWYGAGIKQGKSFQRHEITQIAPTLSMLLGISLPSGAMDDPIYELLED, encoded by the coding sequence ATGAGATTATTTACCATAATTCTACTAGTAGCTTCAGGTGTTCTCGCACAAGCTCAGCAAAATAAGTCCAAATTAGTCGTTGGAATAATTGTCGACCAAATGCGACAAGATTATCTATTAAGATATGGTTCACGGTTTGGTGAGAATGGCTTCAAAAGATTTTATAATGAAGGGTTCGTATTTCAAAATGTTCACTACAATTATATTCCTACAAAAACAGCGTGTGGTCATGCATCTGTTTATTCAGGAACAACACCATATATGCATGGAATAATCGGCAACGATTGGTACAGTAGAGAGGAGGGCAGGGAAATTTACTGTGCTGAAGATCATAATTATCAGACAGTGGGAAGTCAAACTGATAATGGCGAAATGTCGCCCAAAAACATAAAGACAACCACCATTACTGATGAGTTGCGACTCATCTATCAATTTAAAAGTAAGGTTTTAAGTCTTTCAATTAAAGATAGAGGTGCTATTATGCCGGCTGGTAGTTCAGGTACCGCTATTTGGATGGATAAAGAAGCTGGAAATTTCATTTCAAGCACGTACTATATGCAGCAATTACCGGATTGGGTAACAAAGTTCAATAACCGCAAATTGGCTGATAAGTATTTGAGATCAACCTGGAATACTAAATTCGATATAGGTTCTTACACGGCCAGCGGGCCCGACCTTGAGCCTAGTGAAACCAATATCGATGGTCAAATGAACGGTTTTCCCTATGATCTTTCGACACTTGATAAGGACTATGAAAATATAATAAAAACACCATTTGGTAATGAGTATTTAACGGAACTGGTTCTATCTGCTTTAGATAATGAGAGTTTGGGTGAAGATGATATTACCGATTTTCTGGCCATCAGTTTTTCTGCCACGGACTATATTGGCCATGATAATGGGCCTTACTCAGTGGAAGTGGAAGACACTTACTTACGTTTAGATGAAGAATTGAGCAGGATTTTTAACAGGCTAGACGAGAAAGTAGGGAAAGGAAATTACACAGTATTCCTTACTGCCGATCATGCTGTAGCGACCATACCTCAGTTTTTATTGGATAGAAAAATGAACTCTGGCTATTTCGATAAAGATGCTGTTATGAAACAATTGAAAGAAGCCCTAAATGAAGAGTTTGGTACCGCACCTTGGATAGAGGAAGAAATAAATAACAACATTTATCTTAATCATAAGTACTTTGAAGAAACAGATGTTTCCATTGATGAAGTGAAGAAATTTATTCAACGATTTTTATTAACATTCAATGGAGTATCAGAAGCTTATACTGATGATGAGGTAAAGGCATTCTCACATTGCGATGATGGTTTAAAAGGTCTGTTGAGTAGAGGTTTTAATTCACGAAGATCAGGAGATTTGGTTTTTGTATTAGACCCTTCTTGGTTAATCGCCTGGGATACCGATGCTACAGGCCACGGTTCCGGCTATACATATGATACACATGTTCCTTTGCTGTGGTACGGAGCAGGAATAAAGCAAGGCAAGAGTTTTCAACGCCATGAAATCACTCAAATAGCTCCAACCTTATCTATGTTGTTAGGAATTTCATTACCCAGTGGAGCTATGGACGACCCGATTTACGAATTGCTGGAAGATTGA
- a CDS encoding sodium-dependent transporter has product MIKKEEFSNRWGIVLASLGMAIGAGNLWRFPRLAGQYGGAFLILWIVFLLLWSIPILMAEFSIGKKYKKGVIGSFGKVAGKGFTWGGFFITICTLGIAFYYAVVTGWALRYLGLATDNFFAFITGRKTIANYLETDPAYLQNFWNSIAYESGITVVLYILAVIAGIFLLIKGIQNGLEKANKVLIPSLFGLLIIITVIALNMENGTKGLEYMFGINWNHFSNPTIWIEALSQSAWSTGAGWGLIMTISSYSRKREDVVLNTFISGFGNNTASIMAGMAILPAVFALAVNESEAISFLQSGNQALTFTIIPKLFSTVTGGAILSFIFFLAFFMAAFSSLLPMLELFISNLKDMGMTRKSAAIKTGIFCIVFGFPSAWSLDFFNNQDWVWGIGLIISGLLIIIAALKYGIKNFKKDFIDTDSDISVPISYLLITLVFNVFLAAILIYWWMSRGYSEYPWFDANGNWNVFDVYSNASVVTQWVIVIVVGIIFNKYLYNKFVKS; this is encoded by the coding sequence ATGATCAAAAAAGAAGAGTTTAGTAACAGATGGGGCATTGTTTTGGCATCTCTTGGGATGGCCATTGGTGCCGGTAATTTGTGGAGGTTTCCAAGACTTGCAGGTCAGTACGGTGGAGCCTTTCTCATTTTATGGATTGTTTTCTTATTGCTCTGGTCCATACCAATATTAATGGCAGAATTCTCCATTGGTAAAAAATATAAAAAAGGTGTCATTGGGTCCTTTGGCAAAGTAGCAGGAAAAGGATTTACCTGGGGCGGTTTTTTCATTACCATTTGTACATTAGGCATCGCTTTTTATTATGCTGTAGTTACCGGTTGGGCACTTAGGTACTTAGGGCTGGCCACTGATAACTTCTTTGCATTTATCACTGGCAGAAAGACAATAGCCAACTACCTTGAAACTGACCCCGCCTATCTGCAAAATTTTTGGAACTCTATAGCTTATGAGAGCGGTATAACAGTAGTGCTGTACATATTGGCAGTAATAGCTGGTATTTTTCTACTTATCAAAGGAATACAAAATGGGTTAGAGAAAGCTAATAAAGTGCTTATTCCCAGTCTTTTTGGGTTGCTCATCATTATAACAGTCATTGCATTAAATATGGAAAACGGCACCAAAGGCCTTGAGTACATGTTCGGCATCAATTGGAATCATTTTTCAAATCCCACAATCTGGATCGAAGCTCTCTCACAGTCAGCATGGTCCACTGGTGCAGGCTGGGGCCTAATCATGACCATATCATCCTATTCAAGAAAGCGCGAAGATGTGGTGCTCAACACTTTTATAAGCGGCTTTGGAAATAATACAGCATCCATAATGGCAGGTATGGCAATATTACCGGCTGTGTTTGCATTAGCTGTTAATGAATCAGAAGCAATTAGTTTTCTGCAATCGGGCAATCAGGCATTAACTTTTACGATTATCCCTAAACTATTCTCTACAGTTACCGGTGGCGCCATATTATCATTCATCTTCTTCCTTGCTTTTTTTATGGCAGCATTCAGTTCACTTCTTCCAATGCTGGAGTTGTTTATCAGCAACTTGAAAGATATGGGTATGACCAGAAAATCTGCTGCTATAAAAACAGGGATATTCTGTATAGTTTTTGGTTTCCCTTCTGCCTGGTCTTTAGACTTCTTTAATAATCAGGATTGGGTGTGGGGTATTGGCCTGATAATTAGCGGGTTGCTCATTATTATTGCAGCACTTAAATATGGAATCAAGAATTTCAAAAAAGACTTCATAGATACCGATTCTGATATTTCAGTACCAATTTCTTATTTATTAATCACGTTAGTATTTAACGTTTTTCTGGCGGCAATCCTCATCTATTGGTGGATGTCACGCGGTTATTCGGAGTATCCCTGGTTTGATGCTAATGGCAACTGGAATGTCTTCGATGTTTATAGCAATGCTTCTGTGGTAACCCAGTGGGTAATTGTTATAGTAGTGGGTATAATTTTTAATAAGTATTTGTACAACAAGTTTGTGAAATCATGA
- a CDS encoding MetS family NSS transporter small subunit: MSVGAIISMVGIIGVVLGGFIFFLRLAMKKESSKKAD, translated from the coding sequence ATGAGTGTAGGAGCAATCATTTCCATGGTTGGAATTATAGGAGTGGTGCTAGGAGGATTTATTTTCTTCCTACGATTAGCAATGAAGAAGGAGAGCAGTAAAAAAGCCGATTAA
- a CDS encoding WG repeat-containing protein: MRLFFRVLPFLLLAISSVAQSSNFDFVYDNGKVGLADSAGTIVIPTQYDQLGWSYGSQEVKGTYLGFRKGSYWGLITTQNEVVVSNQYSQLYPAGSELFVAAKKGKYSHQDFLGMINSKGKVVLPFKYTSITLSGLRAIVSMKSGEGYLYGIVDMGGKTILPVKYKEISSLGNLRYAIKNHEDKYAIYTDSGREIMGFTLDSISRFHKGHAIIYDNHLRGIISSSGQIIADPQFKDVQWKDEVQIKKFNSWEFISKGNGNKVWNYDKVALVGDNLFKVTSNNREWIVDKTQNLLSSPTYSNVELLENGSLKFRYNNKWGVVSSDSSIVLSPTFDSLVVVNTDFYALKNGFWSIYDRYGVEKSTQNYQAIGQHYGNYFAIKKNNKWGFLNREGEEIIHCVYDEIGDIQHGKVVVKFHGQYGILNKQGDWVVLPQNGRLQIINDKLYLVKTKTLTTLKSFDDETIYFTENRVEVKEDHLLEYLSYGGLWKIDFGGRIVNRELPQQKFEEIRASSNGLFAVKINNRYGFVDHLNRLIIANRYEDVGDFKEDLMAVKLIGKWGFIDRYENIVIQPTFQSTSDFESGMAVVQENGKYGLIDKKGNKLSAFVYDGISRLPNGKFLAEKDGKLGMLAKDGSLMIHAKYQQLEELSNGEVKVKLFDKYGVLTGQGVDIIPVMYDQLIYDHRFDQYLAMKKSEWENLSN, from the coding sequence ATGCGATTATTTTTTAGAGTACTTCCTTTTTTACTTTTAGCCATTTCATCAGTCGCACAATCATCAAATTTCGATTTTGTTTATGATAATGGGAAGGTTGGTCTGGCCGATTCTGCAGGTACCATTGTAATACCCACACAGTATGACCAGCTTGGATGGAGTTACGGCTCACAGGAAGTAAAAGGCACGTATTTAGGTTTCAGAAAAGGGTCTTACTGGGGTCTTATTACCACACAAAACGAAGTAGTAGTATCCAATCAATATTCTCAATTATACCCTGCAGGTAGCGAACTCTTTGTAGCGGCAAAAAAGGGAAAGTATAGCCATCAGGATTTTCTCGGAATGATTAACAGTAAAGGTAAAGTAGTGCTGCCTTTCAAATATACCTCCATCACCTTGTCTGGGTTAAGAGCAATAGTAAGTATGAAATCAGGCGAAGGTTATCTCTACGGCATTGTAGATATGGGTGGTAAAACAATATTGCCGGTTAAGTATAAAGAAATTAGCTCATTAGGAAATTTGAGATACGCCATCAAGAATCATGAAGACAAGTATGCCATATATACTGATTCAGGCAGGGAGATCATGGGCTTTACACTAGACAGCATTTCTCGATTTCATAAAGGGCACGCCATAATTTATGATAATCATTTAAGAGGAATTATAAGTAGTAGCGGACAAATTATAGCTGACCCACAGTTTAAAGATGTTCAGTGGAAAGATGAAGTTCAAATTAAGAAATTTAATTCGTGGGAGTTTATTTCAAAAGGCAATGGGAATAAAGTATGGAACTATGATAAGGTAGCGTTGGTTGGCGATAATCTGTTCAAAGTCACATCAAATAACAGAGAATGGATTGTTGACAAAACGCAAAATTTGCTTTCATCACCAACTTATTCCAATGTAGAATTACTAGAAAACGGTAGTCTGAAGTTTAGATATAACAACAAATGGGGAGTAGTTTCTAGTGATAGCTCTATTGTTCTCTCACCAACATTCGATTCGCTTGTTGTTGTGAATACTGATTTTTATGCGCTAAAGAACGGGTTCTGGTCAATCTATGATCGCTATGGAGTAGAGAAATCAACTCAAAATTATCAGGCTATTGGACAGCATTATGGTAATTACTTTGCCATAAAAAAGAATAATAAGTGGGGCTTTTTAAATCGTGAAGGCGAAGAAATTATCCACTGTGTATATGATGAGATCGGAGATATACAGCATGGTAAAGTAGTTGTTAAATTTCATGGTCAGTATGGCATTTTAAATAAGCAGGGTGATTGGGTTGTGCTACCCCAAAATGGAAGACTTCAAATAATTAATGATAAGTTGTATCTGGTGAAAACCAAAACGCTTACCACGTTAAAAAGCTTTGATGATGAAACTATCTACTTCACAGAAAATAGAGTGGAAGTAAAAGAAGATCACCTTTTAGAGTATTTGAGTTATGGAGGATTATGGAAAATTGATTTTGGCGGCAGAATCGTTAATAGAGAATTGCCTCAGCAAAAATTTGAAGAGATAAGAGCTTCTTCCAACGGCTTATTTGCTGTTAAAATTAACAATAGATATGGCTTTGTAGATCATCTGAATCGACTGATCATTGCCAACAGATACGAAGATGTGGGAGATTTTAAGGAAGACCTCATGGCAGTTAAGTTGATAGGTAAATGGGGATTTATCGATAGGTATGAGAATATCGTAATCCAACCCACTTTTCAAAGTACTTCAGACTTTGAGAGTGGCATGGCAGTAGTTCAAGAAAATGGGAAATATGGCCTGATTGATAAGAAGGGAAATAAATTATCTGCCTTTGTGTATGATGGTATTTCCCGATTGCCAAATGGTAAATTCCTTGCAGAAAAGGATGGCAAGTTAGGTATGCTTGCCAAAGACGGCTCATTGATGATTCACGCTAAGTATCAGCAGTTGGAGGAGTTGTCCAATGGTGAGGTGAAAGTCAAACTCTTCGATAAGTATGGTGTTCTAACTGGTCAAGGAGTAGATATCATACCAGTCATGTACGATCAACTAATCTATGATCATCGGTTTGATCAGTATTTGGCAATGAAAAAATCTGAATGGGAAAATTTATCCAACTGA
- a CDS encoding NfeD family protein — MGEWITVIALVVAGILLLIAEVLFVPGTTLVGILGVGCAIFGVYLSFEYFGTATASWFTVGSTIGFALALYYSFKSKTWERFSLKDTNSGKVNENLTSTLEVGLEGIAISSLKPVGKAEIKDVVYEVKTLGEYVDSGQSLKIIKIDKNNIIVEPIN, encoded by the coding sequence ATGGGAGAGTGGATCACAGTAATTGCCCTTGTTGTTGCGGGTATTCTTTTGTTAATAGCCGAGGTGCTATTTGTGCCAGGTACTACATTAGTAGGAATTCTTGGTGTAGGGTGTGCCATTTTCGGTGTTTATCTGAGCTTCGAATATTTTGGGACTGCTACTGCAAGTTGGTTTACTGTGGGTTCAACAATAGGTTTTGCCTTAGCTCTCTATTATAGTTTTAAAAGTAAAACCTGGGAACGTTTCTCTTTAAAAGACACCAACTCGGGCAAAGTAAACGAAAACCTGACTTCAACATTAGAAGTTGGTTTAGAAGGTATAGCCATCAGCTCATTAAAACCTGTAGGCAAAGCGGAAATCAAAGATGTAGTATATGAAGTAAAAACTTTGGGCGAATATGTAGATAGCGGCCAGAGTTTGAAAATCATTAAAATAGACAAGAACAATATAATAGTAGAACCAATCAACTAA
- the floA gene encoding flotillin-like protein FloA (flotillin-like protein involved in membrane lipid rafts) → MEGLGLIIIIFLGIIGFFIFLYFIPVGLWITARFSNVSVGLFELMFMRIRKVPPSVIVNSLITATKAGLVVSTKELETHYLAGGHVPSVIKALISADKANINLDFKQATAIDLAGRDVFEAVQISVNPKVITTPKVAAVAADGIQLIAIARVTVRANIQQLVGGAGEDTILARVGEGIVTSIGSANTHKEVLENPDKISKLVLQRGLDAGTAFEILSIDIADVDVGKNIGAELQTDQASADLKVAEAKAEERRAMAVAHEQEMKAKAQEARAKVIEAEAEVPKAMAEAFRQGNLGIMDYYKMDNIKADTEMRESIAKPGSKGSSKSKGKGE, encoded by the coding sequence ATGGAAGGACTAGGATTAATCATAATTATTTTTCTCGGAATTATAGGGTTTTTTATATTCCTGTATTTCATTCCGGTAGGCTTGTGGATTACTGCAAGATTCTCAAACGTGAGTGTAGGCTTATTTGAGCTAATGTTTATGAGAATACGTAAAGTACCACCGAGTGTCATTGTTAACTCATTAATTACCGCCACTAAGGCAGGGTTGGTAGTTAGTACAAAAGAATTGGAAACGCACTATCTGGCTGGTGGGCATGTGCCGTCAGTAATTAAGGCTTTAATTTCGGCAGACAAGGCAAATATTAACCTTGATTTTAAGCAAGCAACTGCTATTGACTTGGCAGGTAGAGATGTATTTGAGGCCGTTCAAATATCAGTTAATCCAAAAGTAATAACTACCCCTAAGGTAGCTGCTGTGGCAGCTGATGGTATTCAGTTGATAGCTATAGCAAGGGTTACAGTAAGAGCAAACATTCAGCAACTTGTTGGTGGTGCAGGTGAAGATACTATTCTGGCCAGAGTGGGTGAAGGTATTGTAACATCTATTGGATCAGCAAATACACATAAAGAAGTATTAGAAAACCCTGATAAGATATCGAAACTGGTACTGCAAAGAGGATTGGATGCTGGTACTGCATTTGAAATACTTTCTATTGATATTGCCGATGTGGATGTTGGTAAGAACATTGGTGCTGAGCTTCAAACAGATCAGGCTAGTGCCGACTTAAAAGTAGCGGAAGCTAAAGCGGAGGAGAGAAGAGCCATGGCCGTTGCCCACGAACAGGAAATGAAAGCGAAAGCTCAGGAAGCCAGAGCGAAGGTAATTGAAGCGGAAGCGGAAGTGCCTAAAGCGATGGCAGAAGCGTTCCGTCAGGGTAATCTTGGAATAATGGATTACTACAAAATGGATAATATAAAGGCTGATACTGAAATGAGAGAGTCCATCGCCAAACCTGGCAGCAAAGGCTCATCAAAATCAAAAGGTAAAGGCGAGTAA
- a CDS encoding group III truncated hemoglobin yields MRDIENREDIENLMTQFYTKVLNDKTIGYIFTDIAQIDLTEHLPIICDFWETIILHNQAYKKDVMAIHLDLNSKVTLTTDHFKQWLYLFNETVEANYSGSNADLIKIRAQSIATVMQVKLKQSM; encoded by the coding sequence GTGAGAGATATAGAGAACAGAGAAGATATAGAAAACCTGATGACCCAGTTCTACACCAAGGTTTTAAATGATAAAACCATCGGGTATATATTTACTGATATTGCCCAAATAGATTTAACAGAGCATTTGCCTATTATCTGTGACTTTTGGGAAACCATCATTCTGCATAATCAAGCATATAAAAAAGATGTGATGGCTATACACCTTGATTTAAATTCAAAGGTTACTTTAACCACCGATCACTTCAAACAATGGCTCTATTTATTTAATGAAACAGTAGAAGCCAATTATAGTGGCTCTAATGCAGACCTTATTAAAATCAGGGCGCAATCTATTGCTACTGTTATGCAGGTGAAATTGAAGCAATCTATGTGA
- a CDS encoding exodeoxyribonuclease III has protein sequence MKLVSWNVNGIRAIMKKEFQKSVADMAPDVLCLQETKAQLEDAKTALTVMDGYNSYINYSKARKGYSGTAILSKTEPLNVEHDMGVEEHDQEGRIVMAEFEEFQLVNVYTPNSGSGLKRLDYRQDWDASFLDYLKKLEKKKPVIVCGDLNVAHTEMDIARPKSNYNKSAGYTQAEIDGLEKYLDYGLVDSFRAQHPDEVKYSYWNQMFKSRERNVGWRIDYFLVNESLMPKVNKAEIHNEYYGSDHCPVSITADLK, from the coding sequence ATGAAGCTTGTTTCCTGGAATGTAAATGGCATACGAGCCATTATGAAAAAAGAATTTCAAAAAAGTGTAGCCGATATGGCACCAGATGTTTTGTGTTTGCAAGAGACAAAAGCTCAACTCGAAGATGCTAAAACAGCTCTCACTGTTATGGACGGTTATAATAGCTATATTAACTATTCCAAGGCTAGAAAGGGTTATTCCGGGACAGCTATTTTGAGTAAAACTGAACCCTTGAATGTGGAACATGATATGGGTGTTGAAGAACACGATCAGGAAGGCAGAATTGTGATGGCCGAATTTGAGGAATTTCAGCTAGTAAATGTCTATACACCAAACTCAGGGTCGGGCTTAAAGCGGTTAGATTACCGCCAGGACTGGGATGCCTCATTTTTGGATTATTTAAAGAAATTGGAAAAGAAGAAACCGGTAATTGTCTGTGGTGATTTAAACGTTGCACACACCGAAATGGACATCGCCAGACCAAAGTCAAATTACAATAAATCGGCCGGCTATACTCAGGCTGAAATTGATGGTTTGGAAAAGTATTTAGATTACGGATTAGTTGATTCTTTTAGAGCACAACACCCAGATGAAGTGAAGTACTCTTACTGGAATCAGATGTTCAAATCAAGAGAAAGGAATGTAGGCTGGAGGATCGACTATTTCCTTGTTAATGAGTCACTTATGCCTAAAGTTAATAAAGCTGAAATACATAATGAGTACTACGGATCAGACCATTGTCCGGTAAGCATTACAGCAGACTTGAAGTAA